In the genome of Ostrinia nubilalis chromosome 30, ilOstNubi1.1, whole genome shotgun sequence, one region contains:
- the LOC135086095 gene encoding zinc finger and SCAN domain-containing protein 32-like, with protein sequence MKHKSKKKYHHNDSDSESDVPLVDFQSRSKSSLYTYSVEKCDFCDMIFYNKYNMLVHNAKHIIIPLINQKLYECTQCKRLFNTVESLEWHSINSHSYISSNKDYLPKILQSFVKREPVTMLTKEPLIDISLHRANGESPDITSNVPDLLESFVKKEPVTMLTKLPDPPSRTENILESLVKREPIMLLNNESFLNSNLHKDEAYSDSDRDMPSDSDDGDENEVLNSDDEIIEIKSKIEFEYINIDTEKKIKDRLLFEDDDDEVFHDPNLFVNEKEALNNCKRNTIILGNKPNVKCNGDESVHEEEFHSVHYDELIRPGVYRCKKCTMVFPSKFDAIIHETDHIRFKRRVPFMCRICDWAVGNNLAALQYHKRRKHPDKELKTHKEFTKCFECGLRYISNMRHRQNYHNEFACKFCRDVFTCQSDLDSHKLEHVKGDHEFNWSIKTVKVCDFCFGWFKDKVNLKYKHIKDYFRLGERLQCERCEKYCFQLRIVRIRWRKRRNPMREQLTYESKKKKPMNNSDRLKNVQQRLKMLKTLNKF encoded by the exons ATGAAGCATAAAAGTAAGAAGAAGTATCATCACAATGACTCGGACTCCGAAAGCGACGTTCCGCTGGTGGACTTCCAGAGTCGATCCAAGAGCAGCCTGTATACGTACTCTGTGGAGAAATGCGACTTTTGTGATATGATCTTCTATAACaa ATACAACATGCTAGTCCACAACGCGAAGCACATAATAATACCCTTAATAAACCAGAAGCTCTACGAATGCACCCAATGCAAGCGCTTGTTCAACACCGTAGAATCTCTCGAATGGCACTCGATCAATAGTCACTCTTACATCTCTAGCAATAAGGATTATTTGCCCAAAATACTGCAGAGCTTCGTCAAAAGGGAACCAGTCACAATGTTGACTAAAGAACCTCTAATAGATATAAGTTTACACAGAGCAAACGGTGAAAGTCCTGATATCACAAGTAATGTACCTGATTTATTAGAAAGTTTCGTGAAGAAAGAGCCCGTGACAATGCTCACAAAACTGCCTGATCCACCGTCAAGAACTGAGAATATTCTAGAAAGTTTAGTGAAGAGAGAACCGATCATGTTGTTGAACAACGAAAGCTTTCTGAACAGCAATCTCCACAAAGATGAAGCTTACTCGGATTCAGATAGAGATATGCCATCGGACagtgatgatggtgatgaaaaCGAAGTATTGAATAGCGATGatgaaataattgaaattaaaagcaAGATAGAGTTTGAATACATCAACATTGATACTGAAAAGAAGATTAAAGACAGATTGTTGttcgaagatgatgatgatgaagtatttCATGATCCTAATCTATTTGTTAATGAAAAAGAAGCTTTAAATAACTGTAAAAGAAACACAATAATATTAGGGAACAAGCCGAACGTGAAATGTAATGGGGATGAAAGTGTGCATGAAGAGGAATTCCATAGTGTGCATTACGATGAGCTGATCAGACCAGGAGTGTATCGTTGCAAAAAATGCACCATGGTTTTCCCTAGCAA ATTCGACGCCATCATCCACGAGACAGACCATATCAGATTCAAACGCCGTGTGCCCTTCATGTGCCGAATCTGCGATTGGGCAGTAGGGAACAACTTAGCAGCCCTACAGTACCACAAAAGACGGAAGCACCCCGACAAAGAATTGAAAACTCACAAGGAATTCACCAAGTGCTTCGAATGTGGTCTCCGTTACATCAGCAATATGAGACACAGGCAGAACTACCACAACGAATTCGCTTGCAAATTTTGCCGGGACGTGTTCACGTGTCAAAGTGATTTGGATAGTCATAAGTTAGAACATGTTAAAGGCGATCACGAGTTTAATTGGTCGATAAAAACAGTGAAAGTGTGTGATTTTTGCTTCGGCTGGTTTAAGGATAAAGTGAATTTGAAATATAAGCATATAAAAGACTATTTTAGGTTGGGTGAACGGTTACAGTGTGAGCGATGTGAGAAATACTGCTTTCAATTGAGGATTGTGAGGATCCGATGGAGGAAACGAAGGAACCCCATGAGAGAACAGTTGACGTACGAGTCTAAGAAAAAGAAACCTATGAACAACTCAGATAGGTTGAAGAATGTGCAACAGCGGCTAAAgatgttgaaaacattaaataaattttga
- the LOC135085939 gene encoding conserved oligomeric Golgi complex subunit 7-like — protein MDLKTFGEDDFDPKKWINKAWSSSGNQEKDIFVNNTVTRLQLYMKQLTNSLDETTTQIVTSIPRVLQDASSLQLEGALLQQRLLSLEQMVRDVQEQTGHSIESLQRTDQLKSRLENAASTLREADKWAALAAWLEDVLEAGVPTGSNELQELAGRVAAMTASLEVLSEAPDYESKRLQLETLYNRLEAAITPPFIEALTQMDADRTSVYVSLLTGMSRGAPARRCWRRAAAARLVAGWRRLEAHSSPALTHLLAADANKQASVVWYNFLCILQVEWLTNVLKADTPLGELIRLYTDLLLSLEPPPTKVASASFKLCSTPEEGINLLTDLRRDIDEFITFIRNVIDAPRPNKEILLPATLREFGRAAYAPLRELLPSYTELQGRMLLEKLSDPQLQQEDLLEQSRALLSIAERCDDWLATAYSKAKKIAGIAVYPYYLPAVDNFFTALSNLISSHSRTIETSFLESAGRGRGSGVLCAAFPAALALEAAAAAALSAAAAGHARESKDEGKYCGDIYTNIIKLKSLFVYLNALISGTTGLI, from the exons ATG GACTTAAAAACGTTCGGCGAAGATGATTTTGACCCCAAAAAATGGATCAACAAGGCCTGGAGTTCTAGCGGCAACCAAGAAAAAGAT ATATTCGTCAACAACACAGTAACCAGACTACAGCTGTACATGAAGCAGCTTACAAATTCACTGGACGAGACAACTACTCAA ATAGTGACCTCAATCCCTCGGGTGCTTCAAGACGCGTCTTCCCTCCAGTTAGAAGGCGCGCTGCTACAGCAGAGACTCCTGTCTCTGGAGCAGATGGTGCGAGACGTGCAGGAACAGACGGGGCACTCCATCGAGAGCCTGCAAAGGACCGACCAGCTCAAGAGCCGGCTGGAG AACGCAGCGTCGACTCTCCGTGAAGCCGACAAGTGGGCGGCGCTAGCGGCGTGGCTTGAAGACGTTTTGGAAGCAGGAGTGCCGACTGGAAGTAATGAGCTACAGGAGTTAGCTGGGAGAGTGGCAGCCATGACGGCTAGCTTGGAG GTGCTAAGCGAAGCCCCGGATTATGAGAGCAAACGTCTGCAGCTGGAAACATTATACAACAGGCTGGAGGCAGCTATAACCCCGCCTTTTATTGAAGCACTCACACAGATGGACGCTG ACCGCACCTCCGTCTACGTGTCCCTTCTAACTGGCATGTCCCGCGGCGCCCCGGCTCGGCGCTGCTGGCGgagagcggcggcggcgcggctggTGGCGGGCTGGCGGCGGCTCGAGGCACACAGCTCACCGGCGCTCACACATTTGCTGGCCGCAGACGCTAACAAGCAGGCGAGtgtagtctg GTATAATTTCCTATGTATTCTACAGGTGGAATGGCTAACCAACGTACTGAAAGCTGACACGCCTTTGGGGGAACTAATACGCTTGTACACTGACCTGCTGCTGTCACTCGAACCACCTCCGACTAAA GTGGCCTCAGCGAGCTTCAAACTGTGCTCGACCCCGGAAGAAGGAATCAATCTGCTGACCGACTTGAGGAGGGACATAGATGAGTTCATCACCTTCATCAGGAATGTCATTGACGCGCCGAGGCCGAATAAAg AAATACTCCTACCAGCGACTCTCAGGGAATTCGGACGCGCTGCGTACGCGCCTTTGAGGGAATTGCTACCTTCTTACACAGAGCTACAAGGGCGAATGTTGCTTGAGAAACTGTCTGACCCTCAGCTGCAGCAG GAGGACCTTCTAGAACAGTCCAGAGCGTTGCTGTCAATCGCTGAACGCTGCGACGACTGGCTGGCCACAGCGTATAGCAAGGCGAAGAAGATCGCTGGCATCGCTGTATACCCTTACTACTTGCCTGCTGTTGAT AACTTCTTCACAGCTCTCTCCAACCTGATATCTTCACACAGTCGCACCATCGAGACCAGTTTCTTGGAATCGGCGGGCCGAGGGCGGGGATCCGGCGTGCTTTGCGCGGCTTTTCCGGCGGCGTTAGCGTTggaggccgccgccgccgccgctttgagtgccgccgccgccggacaCGCTAGAGAGAGTAAGGATGAAGGTAAGTATTGTGGtgacatctatactaatattataaagctgaagagtttgtttgtttacttgaacgcgctaatctccggtactactggtctgatttga